GCTTTAAATTCTATATATCCAAACTACTACACAACTGAAACCACAACTACACAAACGCAATGGACTAAAATAATGGATTTTAATATGGGGGATACGTATCGTGAAGCCGTAGCTCATTTCTATTTGCTGGGAAAACTAAGAGAAGGAACTAATCCAATTAGAGCTTATGTAACTCTGGTATTAAATCCTGGTTCTACTAATACATTAAGTTCCGTAGGAATGAAAATAACAGATGTTACAGGTGGTAGTACATTTACCTCAGATCATTTGGTTCTTGTTAATACTGGTACAAGTGCTGGCAGTATTTATATAGAAGTTGACAATAGATATAACACAGTTCAAATATTGCCTCTTTCAATATATGGTGACCAGGTAACTACTTTTGAGTTCTTATCAAATCAGGGAATCATTACGTCTCTCCCTGCAGGCACCCAATACACAGCAAGTTATGCTGACCAATATGCAAACAATATCTATACCACTGGCAACGTTGGCATCGGGACGACAAGCCCAACCACAGCCAAACTGGTGGTGGCTGGCAATATAGATTTAAGTGGGGCAATCGGTGGAACAGGGATAATTTACATGGGAAGATCGGCTACCAAAACTGGTTTAGCATTTGATACCAGCAATCCAAATTATGGAATTTTTTACAGAGAGTCCTCACCCGATTATGTTGCGATTTCCCCAAATGGCGGAGGAGATACAAATCCAGTTGTTTACGTCGGGGGTGACGGTAACGTCGGCATCGGGACAACTGATCCAACCGATGCGCTCGCGGTAGTCGGTGACATTTCACTTGGGGGCGTAGATGCCGATGCTGGTTACAATTTAGTTTTTCGATCTAGGTCTGACGAGGGACTTTTTGAAAGCGGCTACGGCTTACAATTAATGGCTCCAGATAGAGTAATTATTGGTATTGATTCAAATGCTAACGGTACAGATGCTTCTTTCGCAGTCGTCAACAACACCACAACAAATTATGGTGACCTCTCTCTCGCCTTACCAGCAACCGCTTTATTCGTTGTCCAAGAGGCAGGCAACGTCGGCATCGGGACGACGGATCCAGCTGTTAAGTTAGACGTTGTGGGCGCTGTTCATACGAGTAGGCTTGGAACTTATGGCACATATAGTTCCACACAGGTCCAAGGCATCTGGTCAATATCGGAGACATATCCCATAGATACAGGAGGTGACGATTTTGGAACTCAATACGGTATGGGTTATTCATATAATAAAAACGGTGGAGCACCTTTTGCAAGTGAACATCAGATTGTCTTTACAAATAGCGGAACAGTTGGAGCAGCAATCGGCTTTGGGGGCTCAGGTTATTTTGCCGGCAACGTCGGCATCGGGACAACGGCACCGGGAGCAAAATTAGATGTCGCTTCTCCTGCCAGTGGAGTTGCTTTAAAAGTAGGAAGATATTCCGGAAATCCCAATATCAAATCCTCTGACACACATTTAATTATGGACTCGAATGGTGATTATTTATCCTTAAATCATTATGTTACCGATAATGTTGCGATAGCCATTGGTGGAGGTAATGTTGGTATCGGTACAGCTACACCCGGAACGGCAGGTCTGGCAGTAATGAACGGCAACGTCGGCATCGGGACAACGAATCCATTGTCACGTTTTCAGGTTGCAGATTCAGCCAATCTAGGACGTTATCTTCAAACAAGTTCAAATGGCAATACTGAAATAAGACTTAACAACAATGCGATGCAAACAGTTTTGACATTGTCTAATGCGCAAAGCGGGGCGGCAAATTATGGAACAGCAATAGCATTTTATCATGGATACGGAGGAAGTAGTACAGCACTTGGAACCGCAGTAAATTCTGGCAAGATTGTAGTAGGGGGTGAACAAAGTTGGACATCTACAGCTAGTACGCAAGATTCATATATGGCTTTTCAAACCACATTAAATGGTGCGATGGCGGAAAAAATGAGAATTGATAGTAATGGCAACGTCGGCATCGGGACAACGGATCCGGGACAAAAATTGGATGTCCAATCGACAGGTACTAATGTATATATCAATGCCGGAAGTGCAACTCAAACTTCAACTTCTGGTCTTGTATTAACTTCAGATACTGGAACTGGTCAAATATGGAAAGCAGGCAGCGGATACACTACTTCCTACGGTAGAGCTCGTTCTTTGAATATCTATAATTCCGAAGATTATCCGATAACCTTTTATCAAAGCACGTCAGAAAGAATGAGAATTGACGCCGGCGGCAACGTCGGCATCGGGACGACAAGTCCGGGATATAAATTAGCTGTCGTTGGCGATGGAAGTGTTACAAGTGGCGAACATTTCGTAAGTCAAAATGTTGCCAGTACAAGTGGTAATGGAATATACCTTGGATATCGTTCAAACGGTACTTCGGTAACATCTGCTCTTGTAAGGGCAGATAATTCTCTCCCAATTACTTTTGGAACTACAACGACTAATCAGGCAATGACTATTCTAGCCAATGGCAACGTCGGCATCGGGACAACGAACCCGGGGTCAAAATTAGAAGTAAAATCTACTAATGCTGAAGACGGCATTTATATAAGTGCGACTACTTATCCAGAAGTAATATTATATGAAGGGTCAACAGCAAGAGGCGTATTGGGTGTTGCGGGAAATGCTGGCGGTTACTTAACTGGTTCAATCGCTGACTCTACGGTTTTGTATGGCGTTGGAGCTTTGCATTTTGGCGCTAATAGTGCCATGGCTATGACTATTGCTACCAGCGGCAACGTCGGCATCGGGACAACGGCGCCGACGCAAGACCTGCAAGTGGTCGGCACCGTTCTCGCCACCGACTTTACCTGCACTCACTGCCTGGATTTCCCTGATTTTGAAACCACTCTGGATTTAGATGCCAATCGGATCTTAAATCAAAGCACTTATACCTGGACCCAAAACTTTACCGACGACACCACTACCGGACTAACCTACAATGCCAATAGCCTGACTTCCGGCACCGCCGTCGCTATCAGTTCCACGGCTACTGCTTTTACGGGCACTCTGGTAAATATTACTCTTTCCGGCACCGCCGCCGCCAACACCGGGACAGTCTGGAAAGTTTCCTCAACCGGAGCGGCAAATACCGGGACCGTGGCGATGATCACCAATCTGGGAACAGGAAATTCTTTCCGTGTTAATGATCAGACCGGAGATGCCGATACTACTCCGTTTCTCATTGATGAAACCGGCAAAGTCGGCATCGGGACAGCGGGACCCCTATCAAAATTGAGTGTCGGAGGTGTCGGCGACGCTACCGTCACCATTTACGGCACCAATACCGCATTAGGTGGCACCGGCGTGGTAGGTGAGTCCACCAACGCTACGTCCGGTATTGGCATCCAAGGTCTCTCCCAAGGAACGTCAGGCGCCGGTGTAATTGGATCCCACTCCGGTGGAGGCTATGGTGTTTGGGGTTCTAGTTCCTCTAGTGATGGAGGCTACTTTACTTCAACTTCCGGTTATGCCGTTGAAGCCACTGGCGGTAGTTATGGGATATATGCTACAGGATCAACTATGGGGGGTCGTTTCGTTGATTCTGGCGGAAGTTCAACACTTTACGCGGCATATGGAGCTTGGGGTATTTATACCGTCCAGAAGGGATATTTCGGCGGCAACGTCGGCATCGGGACAACGAATCCGAACTATGAACTTCAAGTTAACGGTCAAATCGCGGCTGATGTTGGAACTGCCGCTGCCCCTGGATTCATTTTTTCAGGATCAACTGATGGAATGTTTTCACCAGGTGCTAGAGTCCTTGGATTTTCATCTTTTGGTACACAAAAAATGACGATTAATGCTTACGGCGCCGGTATCGTCTGTGCAGATCCGGATCACGTTCTGGAAATCGGTGGTACGGGTGCGGGATGTAATACTGGTACTGGTTCGTGGATTGCGGCAGGGTCCACCGCTTTTACCGCCAACTCTTCGCGGGAATGGAAGGAAAACATCGCTACATTTAGTATCCCGGATATTTTGACGAGATTCCAAAATGCCAAACCACGTACATTCGACTGGAAAGCAGAGTACAACACTAGCCCCGACCGATTCAATAATCTGGGTTTCATCGCCGAAGAGTTTTACCCGGTCTTGCAACGTGGGGATAATAAGTATGTCAACGGACAAGACGTTATGATTGCAAACTGGCTTGCCACCCAGGCACTGATAGATCTCACCAATTCAAATTCTACTCAAATCGCTTCCCTTTCCGGCCAACTGGCGGGTCTCTCCCTTACCGATACCGGCGACTTGAATATTGCCAAGGATCAGACCGGAAACTATATTGTAGAGAAAACCGAATCCACCTTCGTCAAGACTACGGTGGACAAGGTTGGTGCTTTTGCCGACATTATCACCGCCCGTCTGCAAGCCGGCCTGATTCAGACTAAACAGTTAATCACTGACACTCTTACCGTCAATAATAAAATCATTACCCCGACCGTTGAAACTGAAAAACTGGTCACCGGCTTCATCTCGCCTTTACCAGACAACCCCACTATCACTATTGCCGCCGATGTGTCCATTTCCGGAGAACTGACCGCTAATACAATTAAATCTTCCACCATTGATAAATTGCGGGAAAAAATTGACCTGATCTCTACCCAACTCCAGGATCAAACCGCTACGGCCAGCGCCCTGCCTGCGCAGGCAGGCCCTACCGCCAGCCCCTCGGCCGAAATCCTAGCCTTATTAGCTCAATATCAACCTGCTGCCTCACCTGCTGCCAATCTGGATATTAACAGCCTTACCGCTGACTTTGGTTTCTTCTCCGACTACTTAGCCGTCATGGGTAAAACCGTCACTACTAATTTAGAGGTGACTGACAGTCTGTCTGTCGCCAGCATTGCCAGCCCCACCAACAGCCTTAATCTTCTGGCCGGCATGACTGGGCCGGCTTACCGCCCCCAGCGCCGGTTTTGATGACTTAGTTGCCAAAAAACTGGTAGCCGAAGAAGCCAATATTAAACAACTGACTACGGAAGGCTTGACGATCGCCTTGCCCGCCATAGCTTCAGCGTCGGCGGGCCTGCCAACCGATGCCACCTCTTCCGCTTCCATCGCCACCAACGCCACTGCCGGCAAGTCAATTCTACCGGCCGGCGCCACTGAATTTACCATTAATACTGCCAAAGTTACCCCTGATGATTTAATCTACGTTACCCCCTTGGGTGACAGCCAAAACCAGGTTTTATACGTCAAAGCCAAACAGGAAGGCGAATGGTTTAAAGTCGCCATTAACCAGCCTTTACCGTTTGACTTAGAGTTCAACTGGTGGATAATAAAGTTAGAATGAAGCGAGGTTTTACTTTAATTGAAATACTGGTTGTAGTCGCCATCCTCGCTATCCTGATTATTATGGGTCTGAACTCCTTACACAACCAAATTAATAAAGCCCGCGACGCTGACCGCAAAGGCGACCTGCAGCGGATTCAAATTGCTTTTGAAGATTACTATAACGACCACAACTGTTACCCGCCAGAGGCGCTTTTTGATTGTAACCCAGGCACTGGACTTAAGCCTTATCTGGAAAAAATTCCCTGCGATCCTATCACTAAGCTTCCCTACCATTACGTTCACGATCCTGACTACACTTGCGGCAAAAATTTCCGGGTACTCACCCATCTGGATAATAGCGCTGATCCTATCGCCACTGACTTAAGCACTTACTGTGCTGGCTGTAACTACGGAGTCAGTAGTACCAATGTCAACCTTTTCCCCGGTGCTTCGCCTTTGCCTTCGGCTTCGCCTTTACCCTCACCCTCGGCCTCGCCTGCAACCCTCTATTATGCCTGCAACTTCAGCGAACATCTGTGCACTTTTCGGGGCACAATCCCCCCCGACTGTGCCTTTTATTGGACCAGCGTGAACTGTAATGGTGTAAACTGTAGTCAATTACAATATGATTGTCCTCAATAATTAATATTATGAAAAAAACTGGTTTTACTTTAGTTGAACTGCTCGTTTCCATTACCATCTTAGGTATTCTTGCCAGCATTGGCCTGGGTGTTTTTACTTCTGCCCAAATCAAGTCCCGCGACGCCAGAAGAAAATCCAACCTAGACCAAATTTCTAAAGCCCTGGAAATGTACTTTAATGATTATAAAGAATATCCGGACTCAGATACCGGCAATATTTCCGGATTTACTTGGGGCACCAGTAGTTTTCAGGATACCAAAGGCACTGTTTATATGGTCAAGTTGCCAAAAGACCCAGTCTCCGGCTATACCTATTACTACGCCGCCATCCCCACCGCCGGCATCAACACTAAATTCCAGCTTTATGCCCACTTGGAAAATACCCAAGATCCGAGTATTATTACTCCTAGTGGTAGTCCTAATTGTGGGACGGGTAAACCTTGTAATTACGGTGTTAGTAGTAGCAATACCACACCGTAAAGCTAAAAATTATAAAAATTATTATGAAAAAAGCTTTCACTCTTATCGAACTTTTGGTCGTCATCTCTATTATCGGTGTTTTAACCACCCTCATCCTTGCCAATCTTTCTGACGCCCGCGGCCGCGCCCGCGATGCCGTAAAAAAATCTGATTTCGGGGAATTAAAAACCGCCTTAAGAATGTACTACAACGACCACCAAGCCTATCCGGCCAATCAAGGCATTATCACCGGGGCAACCTTTACTCCTTATATGAAAAAAGTTCCCACCACCTACCCCTTCATCTATACTTCTCCCGACGCTAGCCACGACACCTTTTTTCTCAGAGTTACTCTGGAAAATGCCTCTGATTCTGACCTGGCCGCCTCTAAACTCCGCTGTCCCGGCTCCGGTGCCGCCACCACCGAGTACGTTGTTTGCGAAGACTAAACATTTTCCCAGTGTTCAATTTTGCCCGGATAAACCCCGATTATGTCTATCCGCTTCATTGGAAATTGGTTATTGAAAATTGGAAATTTCTGCAAATATGCCTCTCCCGTCATCTGAATTTGTTTTATTTTATGCGCGTTAACCATCTCCCATGGCTCGCCAAACTGATCGCTGGTTTTCGTTTTTACCTCCACAAACACCAAAATCTTATCTTTTTCACAAATAATATCAATTTCCCCAAAACGGGTGTGCCAGTTTCTTTCTAAAATCCGGTAGCCTTTATTTTTTAAAAACTTTACCGCCTTTTCTTCCCCTTCCCTGCCTTTAATAAAATTAAGTTGCTTCATGGTATTATTAATATAATGATTTATAAAAATTATAACAGTTATAAAGGCTATAAATCTCTCCCTTTTTACCAACAAACGGAAATAATTTACGATTTTACTGCCGAATTTTGCCAAAAATATATCGATTACAAATCCCGCACCCGCGATCAAATGGTTCAAGCTGCCCGCTCCGGCAAACAAAATATTGCCGAGGGTTATTTACAAAAAAGCATTGAAAGCAAATTAAAACTTTTAAACGTCAGCCGCGGTTCTTTAGAAGAATTATTAAACGATTATCAGGATTTTTTAAGGCAAAAAAATCTCTTGCTTTGGGATAAAAACCATCCCCAGACCAGACAGATTCGTAACCTTGTTTATAAAACTTATAAAAATTATAACGATTATAAAATTTATATTAATTCCCCTGAAACCGCCGCCAACTCCATGATTTGTCTAATCAACCAAACCAACCTGCTTTTAGACCAAAAACTCCGTTGGCTGGAAGATAAATTTGTTAAAGAGGGCGGTTTTAAAGAAAATCTTTTGAAAAAACGCTTAAACTTTCGTCAAGCCAATTAAATTTCATCTCTGATTCTGTATTGCAGTGCTTCCGCAATGTGGCCGCTGCCGATTTCCTTGTCCCCGGCCAAATCACTAATCGTCCGGCTGACTTTAATCAGCCGGAAATAACTTCTGGCTGACAAATTAAACTTAATCGCCGCCTGCTGCAGTAAATTTTCCGCTTCACTAGTCATTTGGCAGTATTTTTTCACCTGCTTGTTTTTCATCTCGCTGTTAGTAAACAAGCCTGGTTCGCCCTTGAATCTTTCTTGCTGAATCTGTCGGGCATTTTTCACCTTTTCCCGAATCTCTTTTGAAGAGTCCAATCCCGGAGTGGGGACTTCTTTCACTCCGGGATTGATATTTGTTTTTAGTTTATTAATTTCCACATACGGCACATTAATATGAATGTCAATCCTGTCCAAAATCGGGCCGGACAGCCGTTTTTTATACTTGGCAATCTGGGTCGGCAAACAAATACAGGCTTTTTTCGGATGATTTAAAAATCCGCACGGGCAGGGATTGGCTGCCGCCACTAAAGTAAATTTCGCCGGAAAAGTTAAACTTCCTGCCTGCCGGACAATGCTGATCATTCCGTCTTCCAATGGCTGCCGCAGCGCTTCCAAGCTTCCCCGGCCGAACTCGTTAAACTCGTCCAAAAATAGCACTCCCCTGTGGGCCAAAGAAATTTCTCCGGGCATCGGCTGACTACCGCCACCGATTAAACCCACCATTGAAGTCGTGTGATGCGGCGACCGAAACGGCCGCCTTCTTATCAAACCCCCGCCCGGCTCAATATTACCGGTCACCGAATAAATCTTGGTCACTTCCAACGCTTCCGCTTCCGTTAATTCCGGCAAAATTCCCGGCAAGGCCCGCGATAACATCGTCTTCCCCGCCCCCGGCGGCCCCATCATTAAAATATTGTGCCCGCCGGCCGCGGCAATTGTTAAGGCCCGCTTTGCCTGCTCCTGCCCGGCCACTTCCGAAAAATCAAAATCTACTTCGGCTTCGCTCAGTATAAACTCCTGCTTAACTGGTTTTAGAGACTTTATCAGCCGCTCTCCCCGAAAATGCCGGATTAACTGAATTAAATTGCTAATCGGAAAAACTTTCACTCCCTCGACCACCACCGCTTCGTTGGCCGATAATTTCGGCACAAAAATCGCCTTCACCCCTTTTTCTTTAGCCAGCATCGCCAGTAAAAACACGCCTTTCGTATGCCTTAAAGCCCCATCCAACCCTACCTCGCCGTAAAAATACACTTTTTCTTTTGGCAGCTCAAAATTACTTTCCGCCGCCATAATTCCTACGGCCATCGGCAAATCATAGCCCGCACCTTCTTTGGCTAAATCCGCCGGCGCCAGATTCACAGTGATTTTTTTGGCCGGAAATTCCACCCCGCTGTTCGTCAACGCTGTTTTCACTCGTTCCTTCGCTTCTTCAATTGCCTTGTTGGCCATTCCGACAATATTAAATCCCGGAAATCCTTTGGCAAAAACATTTACTTCCACCTCGACCTCCACCGCCTCCAAACCCTTGTTGGCCATTGACCAAACCTTAGTTAACATACCTTATTATACTTACCTAATTTCTCTTCTACTATTCCCTTTATACTCATCAAACTTAAAATCTCGCTTAATTTAACTATGTCAATCCCTAACTTTTTGGCTAAATCATCTACACCCATCGGCTCTCCCGCCAACTCTTGTAAAATTTTGTACTCAACCCCAATCACACCCCCGAGGTGAAAGAAGTTTACACCTCGGGGGTGTAAACTCAATTTCGCCAGTACGTCTTTGGCCTCCACCACCATTTCCGCCCCGTTTTTAATCAGCCAATTAGTGCCGTAAGACTGGCTGCCGGTCACCGGCCCGGGCACCGCCATCACAGTTTTTCCCTGTTCTTGAGCTAACTTGGCTGTCACTAAACTGCCGCTTTTTTCCCCGCCCTCAATCACCAGCACACCTTGGGATAACCCCGCCACAATCCGGTTTCTCAAAGGAAATGTCCACAAGCGCGCCTTAACATTTTTGGCATATTCTGATAACACCAGACCGCCGCTATTCAAAATTTCACTGTACAACGGCTCGTTTTCCGGCGGAATAATCTCATCCAAACCGCAGGCAAACACCGCCGCAGTTTTTCCTTTAAACTGCAGAGTCAGCTGATGCGCCAGCGTATCCACCCCGTACATAAAGCCGGAAATAATCGTAATTCCCGCTGAAATTAAATCCGGCAAAATCCGCTCCATTACCCGCTCGCCGTAACTGGTCATCCGCCGCGACCCGACGACCGCCAAACTGTTTTTAAATAAGTTCTCATCCCAATTCCCCCGGTAATACAGTTGGTTCGGCGGGTTCTTAATCTTTCCCAACCCCTGGGGTAAATTAACTACTTTTTTAATCGGCCACTCCCGCCAGCTTTTCATATCAACATTATAACCTTTATAATTTTTATAATCATTATAATAGATATGATAAAACTTAATTTTTTAATTTTGCCTATTGACAAAGTTAAAAAATTAACATATTCTGGATATTATATGAATGAAAAACTGTCTCGGATTGCCCGAACTGTTTCTTTATTTTGCCTTTCCGCCGCTTTTATTCTCTCCCCGCTTTTTTTTCTGCCTTTAACTACCGACTTCTTTCAGCTTAATAAGCAACTTTTCTTTACCGTCTTAACCGCCATTGCTTTAATTTCCTGGCTGGTTTATAACGTCATTCAAAAAACCGTCCGCTTAACTTTATCGCCGATTCTCTTGCCTTTATTTATCTTCACCACCATTGGCATCACCTCTACCCTAATTAATTCTCCCCAAAATCCCGAAGGTTGGTTGACCCGCCCGGCCCTGTTCGTGGTTATTTTAGTTTATTTTGTCTTAACCACAAGTCTAATTCAAAACAGCCAATCCGTTAGAAAAATCCTTAATTTATTATTGGTTAGCGCTTCCCTTGCGGCAATTCTCGGCACCCTATCTATCTTAGGCGCGTTTCAATCCCTGCCGGCCAGTTATTTAACCACCAAAACTTTTTCCCCGACCGGTTCGCCTTTAAGTCTGGTTACTTTTTTATTAACCCTGCTACCCTTCAGTTTAACCTTGGCTTTTAAAGTCACCGGCGGCCCGAAAAAACTGGTTTATTTTTTAACTTCCGGCATCTTGATTTCCTCAATCATCTTAATCGGCAGCCAGCTTTTGCCCAACCGCCCCCTTAATCCGCTTTTATTGCCCAAACTCGCCAGTTGGTCCATTGCCATTGATACCTTAAAATCTAAAGCTTTTTTCGGCGCCGGCCCCAACGAATTTTTAAATCAGTTCACTCAGTTTAAGCCGATCAGCCTTAACCGCACCCCTTTATGGACAGTTAACTTCAACGCCTCCGGCAGCGAATATTTACACATCCTTACCACCATGGGCTTAATCGGTTTAGCGGCCATCGGCTTAATTATCCTCAGTTGGTATAAACTGGTTAAACGCGATGCCGGCACCCGGATTACCTCGGTCCAACTGGGTCTGAATTTAGCTACTATTACCCTGCTCATCATCGGCTTGTTTATCCCTTTCACGGTTTTTCACTGGCTGATTTTGGCCGGTTATTTAAGCTTATCCGTCGGCCTGAATAAAGCCAAAAACTTAACCAAAGTCAAAGATGTCGCCGTCACTCTTAATACTTTCACTATTGTCCCGCCCTTTGCCGACAATCCAGTCACTTCTGCCTCTTTTGCCTCCAACGTTCTCCCGATTATTATCGGTGTGGTTGTCTTGGCAGGCACGGCTGTCGCCGGTTACCAAGTGGGGCGCGTCTATGCCAGTGAACTTTTCTTTCAACAAAGCCTCGTCGCCGCTAATAACAATCTCGGCACCCAAACTTACAATTTACAAATTAAAACCATTAACTTAAGTCCGAATATTGACCGTTATCACCTGGCTTATTCCAATACTAATCTGGCACTAGCCAGTGCCCTGGCCGCTAAGGCTAATTTAACTGATCAGGACAAACAGACTGTCACCCAGTTAATTCAACAGTCAATTCGCGAAGCCCGGACCAGCGTTCAACTTCAACCCAATAAATCTGCCAACTGGCAAAACTTAGCCGCTCTTTACCGCCAACTGGTTAACTTTGCCCAAGGTGCTGATCAATTCAGTATTGACGCTTACACTCAGGCGGTTATGCTGGATCCGGCTAACCCCGGCTTAAGATTGGAAATGGGCGGCCTGTATTACTCTTTAGGCAAATTCGACCAAGCTGTCACCCGCTTTCAGGAAACCATCCAGCTAAAGCCGGACATGCCTAATGCTTACTACAATCTTTCCCATGCCTATTTAAGCCAGAAAAAATACCTGGAAGCCTATCAAGCGATGCAGCAAGTGGAAGCCCTGATCCCGGCTGATTCGGCTGACGCCACCACCGTCAAAACCGAACTGGCTGATCTCAAAACCAAGCTTCCCGCAACAACGACTCAACCTCAAACCACTAACGCGCAAACTCAAACCTTAACTCAACCCTCGCCCGCTCCCGCAGCGCCGAAAAACTTTGCCCCGGTTAACGTTGAACCGGCCCCCTCGCCCACCCAATAAAGCAGGTTAAGTATAAAAAAATAACTTGATGCAGGTAATAATCCTTTTATGTGCTTGCCCTGAGGTATTTCCGAAGGGCTTGCACTGAACGTAGTGAAGTGGACTCACTGGGAATTGAACCCAGAACTCACCCATGCGAAGGGTGCGGTATACCGTTTACCTATGAGCCCCGATATTCAATTATACAATTTTCTCTATCTCTCTTTTCAAATCTTCCAAATTTTCATGGGTGGCAGCGCTGATCGCTATTACCGGCTTCTTTGTCTTTTTTAGGACTGCCAAGCCTTGCTTAATCTGCTTTTTATTTAGCACATCAATTTTATTTAGAACTACAATTTCCGCTTTTTCTATCAAGCTGGTTGAATAATAACCTAACTCGTTTCTCACTACCTCATAATCCCGATAAAGCTCTTTTGCCGGCTCGGTTAATAGCTTTGTCCCGTCCAACAAATGTACCAAGATTTTACATCTTTCTATGTGCCGCAGAAAATCAATTCCCAGTCCCCGACCCAAGCTCGCGCCCTCGATCAACCCCGGTATATCCGCCAACACTAAATTCTTTTTTTCTAAATTTAAAACTCCCAGATTCGGTTCTAAAGTGGTGAACGGATAATCCGCAATTTTCGGTTTGGCTTTGGTTAACACCGACAGCAAAGTGGATTTGCCGCTATTGGGCAACCCAATCAAGCCCACATCCGCCAATAGTTTCAACTCCAACGCCAACTCTTTCTTTTCCCCGAATTTGCCTTTTTCCGCCATCTTCGGTGTGGTGTTGGTTGACGACCGAAACTGCCAGTTGCCCTTACCGCCTTTGCCGCTTCTCCCTAGCAAAACTTTCTGGCCTTCTTCATTTAAATCCAATTCTTTCGTGCTTAAACCTTCGCGTTTAATCTTAATCAAAGTCCCCACCGGTACTCTGATAAT
This is a stretch of genomic DNA from Candidatus Beckwithbacteria bacterium. It encodes these proteins:
- a CDS encoding tail fiber domain-containing protein, giving the protein MDFNMGDTYREAVAHFYLLGKLREGTNPIRAYVTLVLNPGSTNTLSSVGMKITDVTGGSTFTSDHLVLVNTGTSAGSIYIEVDNRYNTVQILPLSIYGDQVTTFEFLSNQGIITSLPAGTQYTASYADQYANNIYTTGNVGIGTTSPTTAKLVVAGNIDLSGAIGGTGIIYMGRSATKTGLAFDTSNPNYGIFYRESSPDYVAISPNGGGDTNPVVYVGGDGNVGIGTTDPTDALAVVGDISLGGVDADAGYNLVFRSRSDEGLFESGYGLQLMAPDRVIIGIDSNANGTDASFAVVNNTTTNYGDLSLALPATALFVVQEAGNVGIGTTDPAVKLDVVGAVHTSRLGTYGTYSSTQVQGIWSISETYPIDTGGDDFGTQYGMGYSYNKNGGAPFASEHQIVFTNSGTVGAAIGFGGSGYFAGNVGIGTTAPGAKLDVASPASGVALKVGRYSGNPNIKSSDTHLIMDSNGDYLSLNHYVTDNVAIAIGGGNVGIGTATPGTAGLAVMNGNVGIGTTNPLSRFQVADSANLGRYLQTSSNGNTEIRLNNNAMQTVLTLSNAQSGAANYGTAIAFYHGYGGSSTALGTAVNSGKIVVGGEQSWTSTASTQDSYMAFQTTLNGAMAEKMRIDSNGNVGIGTTDPGQKLDVQSTGTNVYINAGSATQTSTSGLVLTSDTGTGQIWKAGSGYTTSYGRARSLNIYNSEDYPITFYQSTSERMRIDAGGNVGIGTTSPGYKLAVVGDGSVTSGEHFVSQNVASTSGNGIYLGYRSNGTSVTSALVRADNSLPITFGTTTTNQAMTILANGNVGIGTTNPGSKLEVKSTNAEDGIYISATTYPEVILYEGSTARGVLGVAGNAGGYLTGSIADSTVLYGVGALHFGANSAMAMTIATSGNVGIGTTAPTQDLQVVGTVLATDFTCTHCLDFPDFETTLDLDANRILNQSTYTWTQNFTDDTTTGLTYNANSLTSGTAVAISSTATAFTGTLVNITLSGTAAANTGTVWKVSSTGAANTGTVAMITNLGTGNSFRVNDQTGDADTTPFLIDETGKVGIGTAGPLSKLSVGGVGDATVTIYGTNTALGGTGVVGESTNATSGIGIQGLSQGTSGAGVIGSHSGGGYGVWGSSSSSDGGYFTSTSGYAVEATGGSYGIYATGSTMGGRFVDSGGSSTLYAAYGAWGIYTVQKGYFGGNVGIGTTNPNYELQVNGQIAADVGTAAAPGFIFSGSTDGMFSPGARVLGFSSFGTQKMTINAYGAGIVCADPDHVLEIGGTGAGCNTGTGSWIAAGSTAFTANSSREWKENIATFSIPDILTRFQNAKPRTFDWKAEYNTSPDRFNNLGFIAEEFYPVLQRGDNKYVNGQDVMIANWLATQALIDLTNSNSTQIASLSGQLAGLSLTDTGDLNIAKDQTGNYIVEKTESTFVKTTVDKVGAFADIITARLQAGLIQTKQLITDTLTVNNKIITPTVETEKLVTGFISPLPDNPTITIAADVSISGELTANTIKSSTIDKLREKIDLISTQLQDQTATASALPAQAGPTASPSAEILALLAQYQPAASPAANLDINSLTADFGFFSDYLAVMGKTVTTNLEVTDSLSVASIASPTNSLNLLAGMTGPAYRPQRRF
- a CDS encoding type II secretion system protein gives rise to the protein MKRGFTLIEILVVVAILAILIIMGLNSLHNQINKARDADRKGDLQRIQIAFEDYYNDHNCYPPEALFDCNPGTGLKPYLEKIPCDPITKLPYHYVHDPDYTCGKNFRVLTHLDNSADPIATDLSTYCAGCNYGVSSTNVNLFPGASPLPSASPLPSPSASPATLYYACNFSEHLCTFRGTIPPDCAFYWTSVNCNGVNCSQLQYDCPQ
- a CDS encoding prepilin-type N-terminal cleavage/methylation domain-containing protein; the protein is MKKTGFTLVELLVSITILGILASIGLGVFTSAQIKSRDARRKSNLDQISKALEMYFNDYKEYPDSDTGNISGFTWGTSSFQDTKGTVYMVKLPKDPVSGYTYYYAAIPTAGINTKFQLYAHLENTQDPSIITPSGSPNCGTGKPCNYGVSSSNTTP
- a CDS encoding prepilin-type N-terminal cleavage/methylation domain-containing protein — translated: MKKAFTLIELLVVISIIGVLTTLILANLSDARGRARDAVKKSDFGELKTALRMYYNDHQAYPANQGIITGATFTPYMKKVPTTYPFIYTSPDASHDTFFLRVTLENASDSDLAASKLRCPGSGAATTEYVVCED
- a CDS encoding YraN family protein; amino-acid sequence: MKQLNFIKGREGEEKAVKFLKNKGYRILERNWHTRFGEIDIICEKDKILVFVEVKTKTSDQFGEPWEMVNAHKIKQIQMTGEAYLQKFPIFNNQFPMKRIDIIGVYPGKIEHWENV
- a CDS encoding four helix bundle suffix domain-containing protein; protein product: MIYKNYNSYKGYKSLPFYQQTEIIYDFTAEFCQKYIDYKSRTRDQMVQAARSGKQNIAEGYLQKSIESKLKLLNVSRGSLEELLNDYQDFLRQKNLLLWDKNHPQTRQIRNLVYKTYKNYNDYKIYINSPETAANSMICLINQTNLLLDQKLRWLEDKFVKEGGFKENLLKKRLNFRQAN